One genomic segment of Paraburkholderia phymatum STM815 includes these proteins:
- a CDS encoding CaiB/BaiF CoA transferase family protein has translation MRPLDGVKVVTLEHAIAAPFCTRQLADLGARVIKIERPESGDFARGYDNRVSGLSSHFVWTNRSKESLALDLKADGATDVIQALLADADVLVQNLAPGAADRLGLGYDALRERFPRLIVCNISGYGPDGPYRDKKAYDLLIQSEAGFLSVTGSQQESAKAGCSIADISAGMYAYTNILAALLQRQKTGEGCRIDVSMLESMVEWMSFPLYYAIEDQPPPPRAGAAHATIFPYGPFEAGDGNTVMLGLQNEREWITFCEKVLQQIDLTQDERFNANPKRVAHKSELREIITSIFSTMTAAEVIARLDDAGIANAQVNDMHAVWRHPQLKARGRWTEVESPAGRIPALLPPGIPASFHPRMDPIPALGQHTSAIMDELSLACPRNVDRSDVAEV, from the coding sequence ATGCGACCACTGGACGGAGTCAAAGTCGTCACGCTCGAGCACGCAATCGCGGCTCCCTTCTGCACCCGGCAGTTGGCGGACCTCGGCGCCCGAGTTATCAAAATTGAACGCCCTGAAAGCGGCGATTTTGCTCGTGGCTACGACAATCGCGTCAGCGGTCTTTCGTCTCACTTCGTGTGGACGAACCGCTCGAAAGAAAGCCTGGCGCTTGATCTTAAAGCCGATGGAGCCACTGACGTCATCCAGGCGCTTTTGGCGGATGCAGATGTTCTGGTTCAGAATCTCGCCCCCGGCGCCGCGGACCGTCTCGGGTTGGGCTATGACGCGCTGCGCGAGCGATTTCCCCGTCTAATCGTTTGCAATATCAGTGGTTATGGTCCGGATGGTCCGTATCGTGACAAAAAGGCCTATGATCTGCTTATCCAAAGTGAAGCTGGCTTTCTCTCGGTCACTGGTTCCCAGCAAGAGTCCGCGAAGGCTGGGTGTTCGATCGCCGATATATCCGCGGGTATGTACGCCTACACCAACATCCTCGCGGCACTATTACAGCGCCAGAAGACCGGTGAGGGCTGTCGCATCGACGTTTCGATGCTTGAGAGCATGGTCGAATGGATGAGTTTCCCGCTGTACTACGCCATTGAGGACCAACCACCTCCGCCACGCGCTGGTGCAGCCCATGCAACCATCTTCCCGTACGGTCCATTTGAAGCGGGTGATGGGAACACGGTGATGCTCGGGTTGCAAAATGAGCGCGAGTGGATAACGTTCTGCGAGAAAGTCCTTCAACAGATCGATTTGACGCAGGATGAGCGCTTTAACGCCAACCCCAAACGGGTCGCTCACAAGAGCGAGTTGCGCGAGATCATTACTTCTATATTCTCCACGATGACGGCGGCTGAGGTCATTGCTCGACTGGACGATGCAGGAATTGCAAATGCACAGGTCAATGACATGCACGCCGTGTGGCGCCATCCGCAACTGAAGGCGCGTGGTCGATGGACCGAAGTCGAGAGCCCTGCAGGCAGAATCCCAGCGCTTCTTCCACCGGGGATTCCGGCCTCTTTCCATCCACGTATGGACCCCATTCCTGCGCTTGGCCAGCATACAAGCGCGATCATGGACGAACTGAGCTTGGCATGCCCTCGGAATGTCGACCGCTCGGACGTAGCCGAGGTTTAG
- a CDS encoding HpcH/HpaI aldolase/citrate lyase family protein has product MAARSYLFVPGNRPERFEKAYASGTDAVILDLEDAVATDLKVEARDTVTSWLNAGGRAYVRINARGTEWYQNDVTNLMKCPGLLGIVVPKAEESAALVKISKELSDEAVILPLIESARGFANLQQIACTPRVERLVFGTLDFQVDTGIRGDGDELVYFRSQLTLVSRLAGIAAPVDGVTASLDDGDLLRQETLRARNLGFRGKLCIHPKQVPHVHAAFQPSTEEVDWANRVLTAVNVSKGAVTVVDGKMVDVPVVLKARDIFESAGITT; this is encoded by the coding sequence ATGGCAGCAAGAAGCTATCTCTTTGTTCCTGGCAACCGCCCCGAACGCTTTGAAAAAGCGTACGCTTCCGGCACGGATGCCGTGATACTTGACCTCGAGGACGCAGTCGCCACGGACTTGAAGGTTGAAGCACGTGACACTGTCACGTCGTGGCTGAACGCGGGCGGCCGGGCGTACGTCCGCATCAATGCGAGAGGTACCGAGTGGTATCAGAACGACGTTACCAATCTGATGAAATGCCCAGGTCTCCTTGGTATCGTCGTCCCAAAAGCGGAAGAGAGTGCCGCGCTCGTTAAGATCTCAAAGGAACTGTCAGACGAGGCCGTGATACTGCCGTTGATCGAATCGGCGCGTGGTTTCGCGAACCTCCAACAGATTGCTTGCACGCCAAGGGTCGAGCGCTTGGTTTTCGGAACCTTGGACTTTCAGGTCGACACAGGTATACGCGGCGATGGCGACGAACTTGTGTACTTCAGGTCGCAGTTGACGCTGGTATCTCGCCTGGCGGGCATAGCAGCGCCTGTAGATGGCGTAACCGCTTCGCTCGACGACGGTGATCTGTTGCGTCAGGAGACGCTACGTGCCCGGAACCTCGGTTTCAGAGGGAAGCTTTGTATCCACCCAAAGCAGGTGCCACATGTCCATGCGGCGTTCCAGCCGAGTACAGAGGAGGTTGATTGGGCGAACCGGGTGCTCACAGCTGTGAACGTAAGTAAAGGAGCGGTGACTGTCGTTGACGGGAAGATGGTCGATGTACCTGTCGTCTTAAAGGCTCGCGACATCTTTGAGAGCGCAGGAATCACTACTTAG
- a CDS encoding methyl-accepting chemotaxis protein: MDTLFVMRQQGVPNRAAGAAVIGQIAKSNPGYLAVWSVWEPNAFDGKDSEFARSMGTDETGRYIPAWGRYSGALKLEPAVYYDTNDERSDWYRVPQRTGREMVTEPNSVVIDGKSVLLTSVAVPMLDHGKFMGVSGMDIALPDLQAELRRIRPYNVGYLSLLSPSGKYIVNGQEGKKESLPLSVSSPEVLAAVREGRKLVTQVRDERVGQVIRIYMPVPIGDTGTSWSLAVTIPARVIQDEVREQQYLAAGWCVSSILAVSLLLGLAIERSVLRPLGGEPTVAHSIAAQVASGDLTGKTPLKRNDASSLMAALSRMQESLRRMVATVRRNADHVALAAAEIANGNQDLSARTGGQAAAIQQASASIEEFGSTIQQNSANAREANALAVSASHVATRGGNVVGQVVETMQTINASSHEISVIVGLIEGIAFQTNILALNAAVEAARAGEHGTGFAVVAAEVRSLAQRSAAAAKEIKRLVAANQARVQQGTGLADDAVATMSVVVRSIQRVASIVAEITVASGEQEKGVLQIGLAVRQIDDNTQRNAVLVEQSAAAAESLREQAEELVKIVAEFRLPPH, from the coding sequence GTGGACACTCTGTTCGTCATGCGCCAGCAAGGCGTGCCCAACCGAGCGGCGGGAGCAGCTGTGATTGGACAAATCGCGAAGTCAAACCCCGGCTATCTTGCTGTGTGGAGCGTTTGGGAACCCAATGCCTTCGACGGAAAAGACAGCGAATTTGCGCGCTCGATGGGTACTGATGAAACGGGGCGCTACATCCCCGCATGGGGGCGGTATAGCGGGGCGCTCAAGCTGGAGCCTGCCGTCTACTACGACACGAATGATGAACGAAGTGACTGGTACCGCGTACCTCAACGTACCGGTCGCGAGATGGTGACCGAACCGAACAGTGTCGTAATCGACGGAAAATCGGTCCTTCTCACAAGCGTTGCGGTTCCCATGCTTGATCACGGAAAGTTTATGGGTGTCTCAGGCATGGACATCGCTTTGCCCGACCTTCAGGCGGAACTGCGCAGAATCCGCCCCTACAATGTCGGATATTTAAGCCTTTTGTCGCCGAGCGGAAAATACATAGTGAATGGGCAGGAGGGAAAGAAGGAGTCTTTACCCTTGTCAGTTTCGTCCCCAGAGGTTCTGGCGGCAGTCCGCGAGGGGCGAAAACTGGTCACGCAGGTTCGGGACGAGCGAGTGGGACAGGTGATTCGTATTTACATGCCCGTACCAATCGGTGACACCGGCACCTCATGGTCGTTGGCCGTAACGATTCCTGCCCGCGTAATTCAGGATGAGGTGAGAGAGCAGCAGTATCTTGCCGCAGGCTGGTGCGTTTCCAGCATTCTCGCGGTGTCTCTGTTGCTTGGCCTCGCGATTGAGCGATCGGTGCTGAGGCCATTGGGGGGCGAACCCACCGTGGCTCATAGCATCGCTGCACAGGTGGCAAGCGGTGACCTCACCGGAAAGACGCCGCTGAAACGCAATGATGCATCGAGCCTCATGGCGGCACTGTCAAGGATGCAGGAAAGCCTGCGGCGTATGGTAGCCACTGTGCGTCGAAATGCCGATCATGTTGCGCTCGCCGCAGCCGAGATCGCAAACGGAAATCAGGATCTGAGCGCTCGCACAGGAGGGCAAGCCGCAGCCATCCAACAGGCGAGTGCGTCGATAGAAGAGTTTGGATCGACCATACAACAAAACTCCGCCAACGCCCGTGAAGCAAATGCCCTTGCAGTATCCGCATCACATGTTGCGACTAGAGGGGGAAATGTCGTCGGGCAGGTGGTTGAAACCATGCAGACAATTAACGCTAGCTCCCACGAGATCAGCGTAATCGTTGGTTTGATAGAGGGAATCGCTTTCCAGACAAATATCCTTGCCCTAAACGCTGCTGTCGAGGCTGCACGTGCAGGAGAACACGGCACCGGATTCGCGGTGGTAGCGGCGGAAGTCAGGAGTCTCGCACAGCGGTCCGCCGCGGCAGCCAAGGAAATCAAGAGACTCGTCGCTGCTAACCAGGCGCGGGTGCAGCAAGGTACAGGACTTGCCGACGATGCAGTAGCTACGATGAGCGTCGTCGTTCGGAGCATCCAGCGCGTTGCATCGATTGTCGCCGAGATCACTGTAGCAAGCGGCGAGCAAGAAAAAGGGGTTTTGCAGATAGGACTGGCCGTCCGACAGATCGACGATAATACGCAACGAAACGCGGTGCTTGTAGAGCAAAGTGCTGCGGCAGCCGAAAGCCTGCGTGAACAGGCTGAAGAGCTAGTCAAAATAGTTGCCGAGTTCAGATTGCCGCCCCACTAA
- a CDS encoding 3-hydroxyacyl-CoA dehydrogenase: MDIANRVFVITGAGSGLGAAVARMVVKQQGKAMLLDVNEEAIVALARELGGAARFRRADVTSEADGQAAIVATVDAFGRIDGLANCAGVAPGEKVVGREGPHSLTSFARAVSVNLVGTFNMIRLAADAMSKQQADEQGERGVIVNTASVAAFDGQIGQAAYAASKSGVVGLTLPVARELARFGIRVVTIAPGIFETPMMTGMPPEVLDSLGKSVPFPSRLGRPDEFAALVRHIAENTMLNGEVIRLDGALRMAPR; encoded by the coding sequence ATGGATATCGCCAATCGGGTTTTTGTCATTACTGGAGCGGGGTCGGGTCTCGGCGCCGCAGTAGCACGGATGGTCGTGAAGCAGCAGGGTAAAGCAATGTTGCTGGACGTGAACGAAGAAGCGATTGTCGCTCTGGCGCGCGAACTAGGGGGCGCGGCGCGCTTCCGGAGGGCCGACGTGACTAGCGAGGCGGATGGACAGGCCGCCATCGTGGCCACAGTCGACGCGTTCGGTCGCATTGACGGTCTTGCAAATTGCGCAGGCGTCGCGCCCGGCGAGAAGGTGGTCGGACGCGAGGGGCCGCACAGTCTAACCAGCTTTGCTCGCGCGGTGTCGGTCAATCTGGTGGGCACGTTCAACATGATCCGGCTGGCAGCCGACGCCATGTCGAAGCAGCAAGCCGATGAACAAGGCGAGCGCGGCGTGATCGTCAACACTGCGTCTGTAGCCGCATTCGATGGACAGATAGGGCAGGCCGCGTATGCTGCCTCCAAAAGCGGTGTGGTCGGGTTGACTCTACCGGTGGCACGCGAACTTGCGCGTTTTGGCATCCGTGTGGTGACCATTGCGCCCGGTATCTTCGAGACACCGATGATGACGGGGATGCCGCCTGAAGTGCTGGATTCGCTCGGAAAAAGTGTGCCGTTTCCATCACGTCTAGGGCGTCCGGATGAATTCGCTGCGCTGGTGCGTCATATCGCCGAAAACACAATGCTAAACGGCGAGGTGATTCGTCTCGACGGCGCTCTGCGGATGGCGCCGCGTTAA
- a CDS encoding acyl-CoA synthetase, with product MLTAAITRSIPTYADAVARFCIEGAAAQLQGDLERGINACIECCDRHADANATALDAIDAHGRYRSFSFAQMKELSARVANALVAQGVKPGDVVAGLLPRTPELVATVLGTWRAGAVYQPLFTAFGPKAIEHRLQMSGARLVVTNTANRSKLSEIVTCSSIATVREPGEHLPESDVDFRDVLDAQSASFEPVLRTGTDLFLMMSTSGTTGLPKGVPVPLRALLAFGAYMRDAVDLRPEDRFWNIADPGWAYGLYYAITGPLLLGHATTLYEGGFTVDSTYDIIERLGITSLAGSPTAYRLLKAAGPDVAARIKGRLRVVSSAGEPLNPEVIRWFNTELDVPIHDHYGQTELGMVVNNHHGLAHTIRPGSAGFAMPGYRVAVLDEASSELAPNQPGQLAIDIAGSPLLWFTGYWRQDTPAISGGYYRTGDNVELEPDGSVSFIGRADDVITSSGYRIGPFDVESALIEHQAVSEAAVIGVPDPERTEIVKAFVVLSQGYDATPALAEELSQHVKRRLSAHAYPRAIEFVDSLPKTPSGKIQRFILRKMEADKQSNT from the coding sequence ATGCTAACTGCAGCTATCACCCGGTCGATACCTACATACGCCGACGCCGTAGCCCGCTTCTGTATCGAGGGGGCCGCCGCACAATTACAGGGCGACCTCGAGCGCGGAATCAACGCATGTATCGAATGCTGCGACCGGCATGCGGACGCTAACGCGACGGCGTTGGACGCGATCGATGCCCACGGACGGTATCGAAGTTTCAGCTTTGCTCAAATGAAGGAGCTATCTGCGCGCGTCGCCAACGCACTGGTCGCGCAAGGAGTTAAGCCTGGTGACGTGGTGGCGGGTCTACTACCGCGCACGCCTGAGCTAGTCGCCACTGTCCTGGGCACATGGCGCGCGGGGGCAGTCTATCAGCCGCTTTTCACCGCGTTTGGACCTAAGGCGATTGAGCACCGGCTGCAGATGAGCGGGGCAAGGTTGGTGGTTACGAACACCGCGAACCGGAGCAAGCTCTCCGAAATCGTTACCTGTTCGTCGATCGCGACGGTACGCGAACCTGGTGAACACCTTCCTGAAAGTGACGTCGATTTTCGCGATGTGCTCGACGCGCAATCTGCATCGTTTGAGCCGGTCCTGCGCACAGGAACCGATTTGTTCCTGATGATGTCTACGTCGGGTACGACGGGGTTACCCAAGGGCGTCCCAGTACCGCTACGAGCGCTGTTGGCGTTCGGCGCTTACATGCGCGACGCAGTGGATCTACGTCCCGAAGACCGCTTTTGGAACATTGCGGACCCCGGCTGGGCATATGGACTCTACTACGCAATCACAGGGCCGTTACTTCTCGGCCACGCGACTACGCTTTACGAAGGCGGTTTCACGGTCGACAGTACTTACGACATCATTGAGCGCCTTGGAATCACGAGTCTCGCGGGATCTCCAACAGCGTATCGCCTGTTGAAGGCTGCCGGCCCGGATGTGGCCGCGCGAATCAAGGGGCGGCTGCGGGTCGTCAGTAGCGCGGGTGAGCCGCTGAATCCAGAAGTGATCCGCTGGTTCAATACGGAGCTCGACGTGCCGATCCACGACCATTACGGTCAGACCGAACTCGGTATGGTAGTGAACAACCATCATGGACTCGCGCATACGATACGTCCCGGTTCGGCGGGATTTGCGATGCCGGGCTACCGGGTCGCGGTGCTTGACGAGGCGAGTAGTGAACTCGCACCTAACCAGCCGGGCCAGCTTGCGATCGACATCGCAGGTTCGCCGCTCCTGTGGTTTACCGGTTACTGGCGCCAGGACACCCCGGCCATTAGCGGTGGTTATTACCGGACGGGCGACAACGTAGAACTGGAGCCAGATGGGAGCGTCAGCTTTATCGGCCGCGCGGACGATGTAATCACGTCGTCTGGCTACCGCATTGGCCCGTTCGACGTGGAAAGCGCGCTGATCGAACATCAGGCTGTTAGCGAGGCGGCGGTCATCGGCGTGCCAGACCCCGAGCGGACGGAAATCGTCAAGGCATTCGTCGTACTGTCGCAGGGTTACGACGCCACGCCGGCCTTGGCGGAGGAACTGAGTCAGCACGTCAAGCGTCGGCTTTCAGCGCACGCCTATCCACGTGCGATTGAATTCGTCGACTCGCTGCCGAAGACACCGAGCGGCAAGATTCAGCGTTTCATCTTGCGCAAGATGGAAGCCGACAAGCAATCGAACACATAA
- a CDS encoding acetyl-CoA C-acyltransferase, translated as MSIYDPVVIVGAARTPMGGFQGELASTSASELGAVAIGAALERAGVSVDHVDELIVGCVLSAGQGQAPARQAAVKAGLPVSAGATTVNKMCGSGMKAAMLAHDQLLAGSANLMVAGGMESMTQAPHLLTKARSGYRMGHGQVLDHMFHDGLEDAYDKGRLMGTFAEDCASFYQFTRDAQDAFAIASLRRAKQAIDDGHFRAEIAPVTVSIDKAEAVVEIDEQPGKAKLDKIATLKPAFRQGGTVTAANSSSISDGAAALVMMRRSQAERRGLTPKGVIVGHATYADKPNLFPTAPIGALRALSEKTGWNLREVDLFEINEAFAVVAMATMRDLDLPHDQVNVHGGACALGHPIGASGARLIVTLLSALETYGLKRGIASLCIGGGEATAIAIERPV; from the coding sequence ATGTCGATATACGACCCGGTAGTCATTGTCGGGGCAGCACGTACGCCAATGGGCGGTTTTCAGGGCGAACTGGCATCAACCAGTGCGAGTGAACTCGGCGCAGTAGCTATTGGCGCCGCACTCGAACGCGCTGGAGTGTCGGTGGATCATGTCGACGAGCTCATCGTTGGTTGCGTGTTGTCGGCGGGACAGGGACAAGCACCCGCACGGCAGGCGGCGGTGAAGGCGGGGCTACCAGTATCTGCGGGCGCAACGACAGTTAATAAGATGTGCGGATCGGGTATGAAGGCTGCCATGTTGGCGCACGATCAGTTGCTCGCGGGCTCGGCGAATTTGATGGTTGCTGGCGGCATGGAAAGCATGACGCAGGCCCCGCATTTGCTGACCAAGGCCCGCAGTGGTTATCGGATGGGGCACGGTCAGGTGCTCGACCACATGTTCCACGACGGGCTCGAAGACGCGTACGACAAGGGGCGTCTGATGGGCACGTTTGCAGAAGACTGCGCCAGTTTTTATCAGTTCACGCGCGACGCGCAGGATGCGTTTGCGATTGCGTCGCTTAGGCGTGCGAAACAGGCCATCGATGACGGACACTTCAGGGCGGAAATTGCGCCAGTCACCGTTAGCATTGACAAGGCGGAGGCGGTGGTCGAGATCGACGAACAGCCGGGCAAGGCAAAGCTTGACAAGATTGCGACGCTCAAACCAGCGTTTCGGCAAGGCGGGACCGTGACGGCGGCGAACTCTTCATCGATTTCTGACGGTGCGGCGGCGTTGGTAATGATGCGAAGGTCGCAGGCCGAGCGGCGTGGTCTGACGCCGAAGGGCGTAATCGTTGGTCACGCTACATATGCAGACAAGCCGAATCTATTTCCCACAGCACCCATTGGCGCGTTGCGTGCCCTATCGGAGAAAACTGGATGGAACCTGAGGGAAGTTGACCTCTTCGAGATCAACGAAGCGTTCGCGGTGGTCGCCATGGCGACGATGCGCGATCTCGATTTGCCACACGATCAAGTTAACGTCCATGGCGGTGCCTGCGCTCTCGGGCATCCAATCGGAGCATCGGGAGCACGCTTGATAGTCACGTTGCTTTCGGCGCTAGAAACTTACGGACTGAAGCGCGGAATCGCGTCCTTGTGCATCGGCGGCGGGGAGGCCACGGCGATTGCGATTGAACGGCCAGTCTGA
- a CDS encoding MFS transporter gives MNPRIIDVQQFLDDHRFSAFQWTILVLCFFVVAVDGLDTAAMGFIAPSLVTEWGVTKAALAPVMSAALFGLAIGALTAGPLADKYGRKRVIVASALIFGVASLSSSASWSLWSLTAFRFLTGLGLGAAMPNTVTLISEYAPRSRRALLSTLMFCGFSLGSASSGFVASHIIPAYGWRSLLVVGGVLPLVLVLLLIIVLPESARFLVCKGAPAARIAKILCRISSDTDFSNAVFTVPEVVGAASESSIKALFRHNNGTGTVLLWVTYFMGLVVVYMLTGWLPTLMKEAGIPLAQAAVVTGMFMFGSTFGTILMGWLMDRMNNHVVMGVSYAAAAICVVAIGMHPGDVDLLRVLVFAAGFAMGAQVSMVILAAQFYQTQYRATGVSWMLGIGRFGGILGASTGGVLMTLGWDFQTIFFGLAIPAVLAAMAVSLKGMYYARRPNAIPVGKGAVPELDVH, from the coding sequence ATGAACCCGCGAATCATCGACGTCCAGCAGTTCTTGGACGATCATCGCTTTTCCGCCTTCCAATGGACGATTCTGGTCCTATGCTTTTTCGTCGTCGCCGTGGACGGATTGGACACCGCAGCGATGGGGTTCATCGCACCATCGCTCGTAACTGAGTGGGGCGTAACCAAAGCGGCGCTCGCTCCAGTGATGAGTGCAGCGTTGTTCGGTCTGGCCATTGGTGCACTGACGGCTGGGCCACTGGCGGACAAATACGGACGGAAGAGGGTAATTGTCGCGTCGGCACTAATTTTTGGAGTGGCGAGTCTGTCCAGCTCGGCATCGTGGTCTCTCTGGTCGCTCACTGCGTTTCGCTTTCTCACCGGGCTGGGACTCGGCGCCGCGATGCCCAACACTGTGACGCTGATTAGCGAATATGCCCCTCGCAGCAGGCGCGCGTTGCTCTCGACGCTGATGTTCTGCGGATTCTCGCTAGGGTCGGCGTCTTCAGGCTTCGTGGCTTCTCACATTATTCCCGCATACGGATGGCGAAGCCTCCTCGTGGTAGGCGGAGTATTGCCTCTTGTTCTGGTTTTGCTGCTAATCATTGTCCTTCCAGAGTCTGCCCGATTTCTGGTTTGCAAGGGCGCACCGGCGGCGCGTATCGCAAAGATACTGTGCCGCATCTCGTCGGATACTGACTTTTCGAATGCGGTATTCACTGTTCCCGAAGTGGTTGGTGCTGCATCGGAGTCGTCTATCAAGGCGCTGTTCCGTCATAACAATGGAACAGGAACGGTCCTTCTCTGGGTCACCTATTTCATGGGTCTCGTGGTGGTTTACATGCTCACGGGGTGGTTGCCGACGCTCATGAAGGAGGCGGGCATTCCGCTGGCTCAGGCTGCTGTCGTAACCGGCATGTTCATGTTCGGGAGCACCTTTGGAACCATCCTGATGGGCTGGTTGATGGATCGCATGAACAACCATGTGGTGATGGGCGTTTCATATGCAGCGGCTGCAATCTGCGTTGTCGCCATTGGGATGCATCCCGGCGACGTCGATTTGCTGCGCGTACTTGTTTTTGCTGCAGGCTTCGCAATGGGTGCTCAGGTGTCGATGGTGATTCTGGCAGCGCAGTTTTACCAGACCCAATACCGTGCAACCGGTGTGAGCTGGATGCTGGGTATCGGCCGCTTCGGCGGAATCCTCGGTGCGTCGACAGGTGGCGTTCTTATGACACTGGGTTGGGACTTCCAGACCATCTTCTTTGGTCTTGCGATACCGGCTGTGCTGGCTGCCATGGCTGTAAGCCTTAAGGGTATGTACTACGCGCGTCGACCGAACGCTATCCCGGTCGGAAAAGGAGCAGTACCTGAGCTCGATGTGCATTAG
- a CDS encoding SDR family oxidoreductase, which translates to MGALQGKIAIVTGAASGFGAQIARRYVEQGAQVVIADLNVAAGEMLAAELGDNATAILCDVTKSIDITAAVRTCVETFGVPDVVVNNAGTTHRNQPMLGVDEETFDRIYAVNIKSIYHMAHAVVPLMRERKKGVILNVGSVAGIRPRPGLTWYNGSKGAVNMLSKSMAVELAPDNIRVNAICPVMGATALLEHFMGVPDTPENRARFIASIPLGRLCEPDDVAQVAVFLATDGAAYLTGLEVPVDGGRTI; encoded by the coding sequence ATGGGGGCTTTGCAGGGCAAGATTGCAATCGTTACGGGCGCTGCGAGTGGTTTCGGCGCTCAAATTGCTCGACGCTACGTCGAGCAAGGTGCACAGGTCGTCATTGCGGACCTGAACGTCGCTGCGGGCGAGATGCTCGCAGCAGAACTCGGCGACAATGCTACTGCCATTTTGTGCGATGTTACGAAATCGATTGATATCACCGCTGCGGTTCGGACCTGTGTCGAGACGTTTGGCGTGCCTGACGTCGTTGTGAACAACGCTGGCACGACTCACCGGAATCAGCCAATGCTCGGCGTTGACGAAGAGACCTTCGACCGCATTTACGCTGTCAATATCAAGTCCATCTATCACATGGCGCATGCAGTGGTGCCACTGATGCGCGAACGCAAGAAGGGGGTCATTCTCAACGTGGGTTCTGTTGCCGGCATTCGTCCCCGACCTGGTCTGACCTGGTACAACGGCTCCAAAGGCGCGGTCAACATGCTGTCGAAGTCTATGGCGGTCGAACTCGCACCCGATAACATCCGCGTGAATGCTATCTGCCCCGTTATGGGGGCCACCGCGCTGCTCGAACACTTTATGGGCGTACCGGATACACCTGAGAATCGCGCTCGATTTATCGCATCAATTCCACTTGGACGTCTCTGCGAGCCAGATGACGTGGCGCAGGTTGCGGTCTTTCTGGCTACCGACGGAGCGGCATACCTGACAGGGCTCGAAGTCCCCGTCGACGGTGGTCGCACGATCTAG
- a CDS encoding alpha/beta hydrolase → MCLSPWTDLALQGESQKTRASVDPFISEALCASNVRHYIGIAGNPYNPLASPLYADLRGLPPLLVLVGTAEVLMDDSIRLVEKARQAQVEVDLIIGEQMIHVWPFSSDEFPEAREAVVQIANYIRKILK, encoded by the coding sequence GTGTGCCTGTCACCTTGGACCGACCTCGCATTGCAAGGCGAGTCGCAGAAGACCAGGGCCAGCGTAGATCCATTCATTAGCGAGGCGCTTTGCGCGTCGAATGTGCGCCACTATATTGGCATTGCCGGGAATCCATACAACCCTCTGGCGTCGCCACTCTATGCCGACTTAAGGGGACTGCCGCCGCTTTTGGTACTCGTCGGCACCGCGGAGGTGCTCATGGATGACTCGATCCGTCTTGTGGAGAAAGCCCGGCAGGCGCAGGTCGAAGTTGATCTGATCATCGGGGAGCAGATGATCCATGTTTGGCCGTTCTCTTCGGACGAATTCCCTGAAGCGCGTGAAGCAGTGGTACAGATCGCCAATTACATTCGCAAGATATTGAAGTGA
- a CDS encoding alpha/beta hydrolase fold domain-containing protein, producing MPSQEFRDFNARLFAHPASFETIKDPVKLREAFAAMNGEPTVCPDVTIASVDANGVPGEWVEIAGSDPSRVVLFLHGGGYMFGSTATHRPLVVALSRETRVRGFSIDYRLAPEHPFPAAVEDAVRGYQWLLAQRIDPARIVIAGDSAGGGLTVATLVSLRDQGLPLPAAGSRQQECACHLGPTSHCKASRRRPGPA from the coding sequence ATGCCAAGTCAGGAATTTCGTGATTTCAATGCTCGATTGTTCGCCCACCCGGCCTCTTTCGAAACCATAAAAGATCCGGTGAAGCTGCGCGAGGCATTCGCCGCTATGAACGGCGAACCCACCGTGTGCCCAGACGTGACAATCGCGTCTGTCGATGCGAACGGCGTCCCAGGCGAATGGGTCGAGATAGCCGGTAGTGACCCGTCGCGCGTCGTTCTCTTCCTGCACGGGGGTGGTTATATGTTCGGCTCGACCGCGACACATCGCCCTCTAGTCGTCGCACTATCGCGTGAAACGAGGGTCCGGGGTTTCTCCATCGACTATCGCCTTGCGCCCGAACACCCCTTCCCCGCCGCGGTAGAGGATGCGGTCCGAGGCTATCAGTGGCTGCTCGCGCAGCGCATAGATCCGGCCCGGATTGTGATCGCCGGCGACTCTGCGGGGGGTGGTCTCACAGTGGCGACCCTCGTGTCCTTGCGAGATCAGGGTCTGCCACTGCCTGCAGCAGGCAGCAGGCAGCAGGAGTGTGCCTGTCACCTTGGACCGACCTCGCATTGCAAGGCGAGTCGCAGAAGACCAGGGCCAGCGTAG